GGTCCAAGTgatatgttgtgtgttgtttttgaacCTTAAACCTCCACGTCGCTCTCATCTTTAAAGGGAAGCTGTGATGAGTGACAAGCACCAGTAATTATGTGGTCAGACACTGGTCTCAATGTGAGGTGACACCTTACGGTTCAGTATATTGGACAGGAGTTTGTGCTGCTGGTCGTacctgacaaacacaaacacacacagtgagtcgTTGGCTCAGGAATTAAAGATATTGGCTCCATCATGTGGCCTGGAAATGTAGCTACACAGATGATGTCCTTTTCTGAATCGTGTCTGgacaaccacacacagaaagaagTAATGCAAACCACGGCAGTAACTTTTTCCCTTCCACAGGTTTCTATTTCTCCATGACTCTAGagatcctgtttttattttaaatgatggaTTTGAACCAACAGTGTTCTGTGACTGAGAATTTGAGGGGCTATGGAAGATTGGACTTACTTGTTGATGACCCTCTGGAtctctctgttctcctcctcGCTGAGCCTCAGTAGAACCTGCTCCAGGAGCGGTAGCTCCAAGTTCAGATACTGGGCTacctgacacacagagacacaaaataaagTGTTATCTGTAACAGGGTGACATGCAGATTGTAGAGCAGAGCCTAATCACAAAAAATTAACTCACAGTATACTAAACTCGTAATTGATATGATTAGAACAATTAGAAGAATACAGCAACAGaagaacatttgtttttataaatataaagaaatgtgttctgattttttttcaaaactttatttttttatttgttgcttaATTCTTCActtcacaaaaaacagaaattatatAACTCAACTTCATTCTCAAGTTCACTGAATACAGTACACTCTAattcttcttattattcttattatggCGTGTGAACGTCAAAATCTGATATGGGCTTTAACTAATTCAAACATATTGAAGTATGTACGCAGGACCACTGAGTAAGAAAAATGTGATGGGTGGGTGATTCTGAGGGGATGAACCTGATATCCTAGATCCTCTGTCCTTAAACCTAAATGAAGCTGCTCCATGAGTGTCTGGTTGCAATGTTTTAAATCAAGTTGATATTTTCCAGCAGTGGGTCTAAATATGATTAATCCATCCCCAAGTGTCTGGATTGTTACTCGACGTCCCCCtcaggagacagagacacagctcACTCACATCGTTGCTGACTTCCTGTTCATCCACATCCATCAGAAAGATCTTCATGATGTCATCCGAGGGCCCCTGCAGTATGCGCTCCCAGAGGGGCTGGTCTCTGTTACTGAGCTTCCTCTTTTCTGGAGAAAATACATACACCCAACATCAGGGTGGTATTTTTCTTTCCTATTCTcactcattattttttttcctgtgaaacCAAACAATACCTCCACTCTGGTGAACACAATACAGAGCAAACTCCTGGGGGTCGTTCTCAATCTGCGGGGGTGGACACATTTAAATGGGTGAATGTTCGTTTCTGAGTGAATGATAAATGTCTGATGTTAATTAATCGCTGCTGCGTGACCTTTAATTTAATCCCCTTTGTTACCTTATCAGAGGATTTTTTGTGAGTACATTTCAATGTTTCATATACACTTTTTGTTTACTCATCTAATACATTACGTGCATGACTAAATAATGTGAATATTGAGTCATGAATTTAATTACTAAATTTAATGTAAACTGGATATAAAACTCTGTGGCCAGCGATTGATGACCTGTATCGCTTTTATAGACACGGTTACAAACTGTAATTCATCACTGCGGGCTAAAAGATGTGTACGAAATTTCACCTTGAACTTGTTTAGTAGCTGCTCAATGACTTGGTCCCTGGTCATCCTGCTGGAGATACGCACTTTAGTTGGAGTACCAAAGGATGGAGTGAAGATGGAAGTCTGGAGGAaaccaagagagagagaaaaaaaaaaaaaggtgagtaGCCGTACTCACAGCGGGTTAGAATGATAAAAGAGGGCCTACCTTATAGTTATAGAAATGTCCATTGATGGAAAAGCgatgctgtctttctttctccctctgagcCGCCGTCTTTCCCTtatccctcctcctcttgaCCAACGAGGCATCACTCATACAACGAAACAAGTTGGACTCGGCCTCCAGCTCTGGGTTCTTCTGCCTCACAGGGCGAAGGGTGGTGGTCTCATAAACAGGGCGGCCTGCAGCACGATGATTACTTATTATCAGggtttcattcattatttgCATTAAGAAATCCACAACTCaattaaatgtaaaagtgagcacttttcattttgcattgttGTCAAAATGCAATAACCTGGGGGAAGGTTGTTGACCACTGTTTCCTGCGGTGTCTCTGACATCTCGTCTATCTGATGAAGGTCAACATATTCTCCCCATCGTGTCATACCCCtgcggagagagagaggacattGTTTTAGGAACATGTACAAATTATTCTTTACATACAAACCTCACTGGTATTACAAGTGCGATTCACTCAACTGTTGGTCTGTAACAAATGCTCTCGATTGCTCAAGTAGAGGTTAGTGAGGCTCTTCACATGTGCTCACTTCATTACACACCATGGTTACTCAACATCTCACTGATCCTTAAGCTAGTACTCCAAAAATAATAGCTGGTAGggttggaaaacaaaacaaaagccaatgTTCATTTGCGACCTCTTGTGTAGGTTGGTATTTGCACATATTTGCAAGAAATATAGGAGTTCAGTTGCAAGGTCAAGTCGAGGGTTGTTTTTGGAGTTTTTAAACAAATTGATTGAGTCCAGCAATAAAACTGAAGTGCAcatactttttttctgtcttatttaGTTTGCTATACCTCATGCAACTGTCCTTTCCAAAACTGAGCACTTTGGTTGTCAATTACAAACTTTTCCTTGATGTGATTTGACATTCTAGTATAAATATCGAAACTTGGATATGGACCTCTTGCCTCCCAGTGGGCTGACTGGACTAGTGGGGTCAGGTGGGACCAGAGGGGCGAAGGAATTCATCAGTTTGTCATCTTGTATTTTCAGCCTGATGGGTCTCCGCACCCCCCAGCAGATATTCAGGAagccctccaccaccacctctccaTCGGCCGCCTGTTACAGAGACAGACTCAGTGACATGATTACAGATATACATCCAATCAACTTACTGCTTTTTTCACAGATATTCACCACCAGCTGTAATATCTATATATGTAAAGATGTCAATCTTATAATAAGGTAAATATCTATGAATGGGAAGCGTTGTAGGCTAAAGATTGCTATGACCCACCTGAGAGTAACTGAGGTGAAGCTGAGTTTTGTCCTTTAAGAAGCAGTTGTAGGTTTTCAGCAGTGAGAGGAACTCTGCtctaaaatgaataaaacaacagtgaaTGGCAAAGTACTGcataacaacacacaactgCTGTGCTCTTCTTCTCATGTCCCCATGAATGTGTGATTTTATTGATTACACACTGAAAATGTTCGGTTTTGCGCTTCTCTTCAAGTGAAACAGTCAGACCATGAATGCTACCAGGGAGCACAATCATTTGCTTGCTTTTGTCTGAGCTTAAAGGAGCGACACGCAAGTTTTGCTTTTGATCCGTAGCCACCATTGACATCGGAAGCTGTTTACTCCCCAGTCTTGATCTTCAGCCACTGTTGCATTGACAATAGAAGAGGTTGTGAAAATagtaaaatcaaaacaagaaagGTGATTTCCGTCGCTGGAGGCAGCTCTGGGCAAGTAAAGGAAttaagtttgatgctgaacttaCTAAGATCAGATGAGTAGCAACAGCAAAACTCACAAATAGCTCATTTCACAACACCTTTCAATTTCACCACAACTCCACGATTGTTCTTTCTTACCGCTCTACATTTATCTGACAGCTTTGGTCCAGTGGTTACCTCCTATATTAAGAAATTACATTAGTGTCTAGCTTTGGTGGCTTGTTAAATTTAAGACGTCTGAATTGTTGGTGGTTACAGTGAAGCGACCTCTTCTAAACTGCTCATGTGGTTTAATTTAAAGGCCCTTATGAGGAAAAAATATCCTACGTCTCAGAAAATTGGGGAAAACTGGACTCGAATGTTAAAGTGATTAGAAGTAGAGTAGCAAATAATACTTTAATTTTTGATCCTTTGAGCAAATTTAGATACTGACGTTTCCACTtttattgaaatgttatttAACTTCTGGAATCAAGACTTTTTGGAAGTTTGGACAGACCCACCTGGACAGCGTCCTCCCGTCTCCTGCCTGGATCACTGGGAGCAGAGCTGCTTCATCCATCTCTGGTTCTATCAGCtactgcagacagaaaaacaacaacatcctCTGTAATCACATCATGTGGGTACAAAATATGAATCATCTCAAGGTCGGAACATGATAAACCGTACATTTTGACCACTTGTTGACTTGTACTTCAGCGTGTGTTGCAGCTGTACAAGCCCCTAAATAAAGAAACCTGATCTGCATGAAGCCAACCCAGAGCAGCAACCAACACTGTGTGGctcacttaaaaaacaaaacaaaacaaacaacacaaatggaGTCGTACCTTTTCTAACATGTCAAATCCCAGCTCTCCTGCTgattctgtgtctttgtctc
This sequence is a window from Echeneis naucrates chromosome 12, fEcheNa1.1, whole genome shotgun sequence. Protein-coding genes within it:
- the rassf6 gene encoding ras association domain-containing protein 6 isoform X2, which gives rise to MDEAALLPVIQAGDGRTLSRAEFLSLLKTYNCFLKDKTQLHLSYSQAADGEVVVEGFLNICWGVRRPIRLKIQDDKLMNSFAPLVPPDPTSPVSPLGGKRGMTRWGEYVDLHQIDEMSETPQETVVNNLPPGRPVYETTTLRPVRQKNPELEAESNLFRCMSDASLVKRRRDKGKTAAQREKERQHRFSINGHFYNYKTSIFTPSFGTPTKVRISSRMTRDQVIEQLLNKFKIENDPQEFALYCVHQSGEKRKLSNRDQPLWERILQGPSDDIMKIFLMDVDEQEVSNDVAQYLNLELPLLEQVLLRLSEEENREIQRVINKYDQQHKLLSNILNRKVSPHIETSV
- the rassf6 gene encoding ras association domain-containing protein 6 isoform X1, which produces MLEKLIEPEMDEAALLPVIQAGDGRTLSRAEFLSLLKTYNCFLKDKTQLHLSYSQAADGEVVVEGFLNICWGVRRPIRLKIQDDKLMNSFAPLVPPDPTSPVSPLGGKRGMTRWGEYVDLHQIDEMSETPQETVVNNLPPGRPVYETTTLRPVRQKNPELEAESNLFRCMSDASLVKRRRDKGKTAAQREKERQHRFSINGHFYNYKTSIFTPSFGTPTKVRISSRMTRDQVIEQLLNKFKIENDPQEFALYCVHQSGEKRKLSNRDQPLWERILQGPSDDIMKIFLMDVDEQEVSNDVAQYLNLELPLLEQVLLRLSEEENREIQRVINKYDQQHKLLSNILNRKVSPHIETSV